The following proteins are encoded in a genomic region of Nicoliella spurrieriana:
- a CDS encoding GH25 family lysozyme yields the protein MKTLKRICSLVVVLGLAIVAPIFTITANAAKPIYDLSEWQGNITNAQAKKLKSETQFLILRVQYGANYNDKVFRNNVRVLASNGVKYGVYSYSLYKNASGAATEAAKLVKAAPGASFYVNDAESNHVTSGTLNGATVAWANRARQLTKRPIVLYSYQSFMGHFTSAKSAYDAIWLASYTSNAPSTSYKYDLWQYTDKYYSAALNKRVDASKIPANSKPLSFWIGGSTTSTTATKTTTKTTTTKVSTTVEKPVKNPNVIDLTSDAN from the coding sequence ATGAAAACATTAAAAAGGATCTGCAGCTTGGTCGTAGTGTTAGGGCTCGCCATCGTTGCACCAATATTTACCATTACCGCAAATGCGGCCAAACCCATTTATGACCTGTCCGAGTGGCAGGGAAACATCACTAATGCACAGGCCAAAAAGTTAAAATCAGAGACCCAGTTCCTAATCCTACGGGTTCAATACGGGGCGAATTATAATGACAAGGTCTTCCGGAATAACGTTCGGGTTCTTGCTAGCAACGGCGTGAAGTACGGGGTGTATAGTTACAGCCTCTATAAAAACGCCAGTGGCGCAGCAACCGAAGCTGCTAAATTAGTCAAGGCCGCTCCGGGCGCCTCATTCTACGTGAACGATGCTGAATCAAACCACGTTACTTCCGGGACGCTGAACGGTGCGACCGTGGCATGGGCCAACCGGGCTCGGCAACTCACTAAGCGGCCCATCGTATTGTACAGTTACCAATCATTCATGGGGCACTTCACCAGTGCCAAAAGCGCTTACGATGCCATTTGGTTAGCTAGTTACACTTCCAACGCCCCAAGCACTAGTTATAAATACGACCTTTGGCAATATACTGATAAATACTATAGTGCCGCACTAAACAAGCGGGTGGATGCAAGTAAGATTCCTGCAAATAGTAAGCCGCTTTCCTTCTGGATCGGCGGTAGCACCACTTCCACCACTGCTACTAAGACCACCACTAAAACGACTACGACGAAGGTTTCCACCACCGTTGAAAAGCCGGTTAAGAATCCAAACGTAATTGATTTGACTAGTGATGCAAATTAA
- a CDS encoding class II fumarate hydratase, whose protein sequence is MEYRIEHDSLGEVKVPKEALWGPQTERSRNNFKIGQQMPIEIIDNLLQIKKAAAIVNQQIGNLSAEKAQLITKTVDQLLAAPHHDAFPLVVFQTGSGTQTNMNVNEVITHIANQTAGTQLIHPNDDVNQSQSSNDTFPTAMMMAATQAIDKLIPALSALIRALQEKQAAFKTVVKVGRTHLQDATPITFGQEISGWVSALQHDLAYLKANQATLLELPIGATAVGTGLNTPDGFDQAMVAQLSRQTGIQFTVAPNKFQGLANHTGITMVHGILKTLATDLIKIGNDVRFLASGPRAGYNELNIPSNEPGSSIMPGKVNPTQVEALTMVCAQVIGHDTTINIANSQGNFEMNVYKPIIIYDFLDSTNLLTEAITSFNHHLVAGLTVNQARMTELLENSLMLVTALSPHIGYERSAKIAQKAQREGLTLKAAALASGVTESEFNRWVDARAMTNIDRQSK, encoded by the coding sequence TTGGAATATCGAATTGAACATGACTCATTGGGAGAAGTAAAGGTCCCAAAGGAGGCCCTCTGGGGTCCCCAAACCGAACGGAGTCGCAATAACTTTAAAATTGGGCAGCAAATGCCGATTGAAATCATTGATAACCTATTACAAATTAAGAAGGCAGCAGCGATTGTTAACCAACAAATTGGGAACCTCTCAGCTGAAAAAGCTCAATTAATCACTAAAACCGTTGACCAGTTGTTAGCCGCACCGCATCATGATGCCTTCCCATTAGTGGTGTTTCAAACCGGGAGTGGGACTCAAACCAATATGAACGTCAATGAGGTTATTACCCACATTGCAAACCAAACCGCTGGGACCCAGTTAATTCATCCCAATGACGACGTCAACCAGTCGCAAAGTTCTAATGATACCTTTCCGACTGCAATGATGATGGCCGCCACTCAGGCGATTGATAAATTGATTCCCGCCCTCAGCGCATTAATTCGCGCCCTGCAAGAAAAGCAAGCCGCATTTAAAACGGTCGTAAAGGTCGGCCGAACCCACCTCCAAGACGCCACACCGATTACGTTCGGCCAAGAAATCAGTGGTTGGGTCAGTGCCTTGCAACACGACTTAGCATACCTTAAGGCCAATCAAGCAACCCTATTGGAACTTCCAATCGGCGCCACTGCGGTTGGAACCGGATTGAACACCCCGGATGGATTTGATCAAGCGATGGTTGCTCAGTTGAGCCGCCAAACTGGGATTCAATTCACCGTGGCCCCGAATAAGTTTCAGGGGCTGGCCAATCACACCGGCATCACAATGGTCCATGGGATTTTAAAGACGCTTGCCACCGACTTAATTAAAATTGGCAACGACGTGCGGTTCCTTGCCAGCGGCCCTAGAGCCGGTTACAATGAATTAAACATTCCTAGCAATGAACCCGGATCATCCATCATGCCCGGAAAGGTCAATCCGACCCAAGTCGAGGCGCTTACGATGGTTTGTGCCCAGGTCATCGGTCATGACACGACCATTAACATCGCCAATAGTCAGGGTAATTTTGAAATGAACGTTTACAAACCGATTATTATTTATGATTTTCTAGATAGCACTAACCTATTAACAGAGGCAATTACATCGTTTAACCACCACCTAGTTGCTGGGTTAACCGTCAACCAAGCCCGGATGACGGAATTACTCGAAAATTCATTAATGTTAGTTACCGCCCTAAGCCCCCACATCGGCTACGAGCGGAGTGCTAAGATTGCCCAGAAGGCCCAACGGGAGGGCTTAACATTAAAGGCGGCTGCACTAGCAAGTGGCGTTACTGAATCCGAGTTCAACCGCTGGGTCGACGCTCGGGCCATGACCAATATTGACCGTCAATCTAAGTAG
- a CDS encoding universal stress protein produces the protein MDQFKRILVGVDDSDDAILAFRYAIDRAKRDDAQLYLVSVLETEEINVFEALTKDYVHGERKDLEQHMQKYVEEAQKAGVKDVQAVVASGNAGETIVKDVIPHVEPDLLVIGSHSKKGIARHFGSQAAYMAQYSPTSVMVIR, from the coding sequence ATGGACCAATTTAAACGAATCTTAGTCGGCGTGGATGATTCCGATGATGCAATCTTAGCATTTCGGTACGCCATTGACCGGGCTAAACGTGATGATGCACAGTTATACTTAGTTTCAGTTTTGGAAACTGAAGAAATTAACGTTTTTGAAGCATTAACTAAGGACTATGTGCATGGAGAACGCAAGGATCTCGAACAACACATGCAAAAGTATGTTGAAGAAGCTCAAAAGGCAGGGGTCAAAGATGTCCAAGCCGTGGTTGCTTCCGGAAATGCTGGTGAAACCATCGTGAAGGATGTTATTCCGCACGTGGAACCAGACCTATTGGTAATCGGCTCACATTCAAAGAAGGGCATTGCCAGACACTTTGGGAGTCAAGCTGCTTACATGGCACAGTACTCACCCACTTCAGTAATGGTAATTAGATAG
- a CDS encoding Nramp family divalent metal transporter: MIHYANGPSLEEINHTVTVPRDWGFWKTLFAYSGPGALVAVGYMDPGNWSTSITGGQDFGYLLMSIILISSLIAMLLQYMAAKLGIVTQMDLAQAIRARTSKGLGIVLWIMTEFAIMATDIAEVIGGAIALNLLFHIPLVISVFITVFDVLLLLLLTKIGFRKIEAIVVCLIIVILVVFAYQVALSNADWGGVFKGLIPTADTLSQTRKASDGLTPYAGALGIIGATVMPHNLYLHSAISQTRDYDPKDKKDVARAIKFTTWDSNIQLTFAFFVNALLLIMGVAVFKTGAVKDSSFFGLFDALNNTSTLSNPVLISVAKSGILSTLFAVALLASGQNSTITGTLTGQVIMEGFIHMKMPLWLRRLITRLISVIPVLICVSLTSGESELQEHTALNNLMENSQIFLALALPFSMLPLILMTDNKHQMGMEFKNTLWVKILGWVSVIGLIYLNLNGLPSAVSGFFSDNPTTAQTNLATTIAYILDILILGLLIWTLVEFHFGNKRIDAERRAQQNQQKGNA; encoded by the coding sequence ATGATTCACTACGCTAACGGTCCTTCCTTGGAGGAAATTAACCACACCGTTACCGTACCTAGAGATTGGGGATTCTGGAAGACGCTGTTTGCCTATTCAGGTCCTGGGGCACTAGTTGCCGTTGGATACATGGATCCAGGTAACTGGTCTACTTCAATCACTGGTGGTCAAGATTTTGGGTACCTGTTGATGTCGATTATCTTGATTTCAAGTTTGATTGCGATGTTACTACAATACATGGCGGCTAAACTTGGAATTGTGACGCAAATGGATTTAGCGCAAGCAATTCGTGCGCGGACTTCAAAGGGACTTGGAATTGTTCTATGGATCATGACGGAATTTGCCATTATGGCAACCGATATCGCCGAAGTTATCGGAGGGGCGATTGCTTTGAACCTGTTATTCCATATTCCACTAGTCATCTCGGTATTTATTACTGTTTTTGATGTTTTACTATTGTTGTTACTAACTAAGATCGGGTTCAGAAAAATTGAAGCCATCGTGGTTTGTTTGATTATTGTAATTCTAGTGGTCTTTGCTTACCAAGTTGCATTATCAAATGCAGACTGGGGCGGCGTATTCAAGGGCTTGATTCCAACTGCAGATACATTATCACAAACTAGAAAAGCTTCTGATGGCTTAACTCCTTACGCTGGTGCGTTGGGGATTATCGGAGCAACCGTTATGCCACATAACCTTTACTTACATTCAGCCATCTCACAAACTCGTGATTATGATCCAAAGGACAAAAAGGACGTTGCACGGGCCATCAAGTTTACGACTTGGGACTCTAACATTCAATTAACCTTTGCATTCTTCGTTAACGCATTGCTATTGATCATGGGGGTTGCCGTATTTAAGACCGGTGCCGTTAAGGATTCATCATTCTTCGGATTGTTTGATGCCTTAAACAACACTTCGACTTTAAGTAATCCGGTCCTAATTAGTGTTGCAAAGTCTGGAATTTTATCAACGTTATTCGCCGTTGCACTATTAGCTTCAGGACAAAATTCCACCATTACTGGGACCTTAACAGGTCAAGTAATCATGGAAGGGTTCATTCACATGAAGATGCCACTTTGGTTACGGCGGTTAATCACCCGGTTAATTTCAGTGATTCCGGTGCTAATCTGTGTATCACTAACTAGTGGTGAATCAGAACTTCAAGAACATACCGCTTTGAATAATTTGATGGAAAATTCGCAAATCTTCTTAGCCTTGGCATTACCATTCTCAATGCTACCATTGATTTTAATGACCGATAACAAGCACCAAATGGGAATGGAATTTAAGAACACCCTTTGGGTTAAGATTCTTGGTTGGGTTTCCGTAATTGGTTTAATTTACTTAAACTTAAACGGACTTCCATCTGCCGTTTCTGGATTCTTCAGTGATAACCCAACGACTGCACAAACGAACTTGGCAACCACCATTGCTTACATTCTAGATATCTTAATTCTAGGACTATTGATTTGGACGTTAGTTGAATTCCACTTTGGAAACAAGCGGATTGATGCTGAAAGACGCGCTCAACAAAATCAACAAAAGGGTAACGCATAA
- a CDS encoding VanZ family protein produces the protein MIQLKAWQLKVVQGLLIIYLLAVGVLCFTPRFPVAIQLGSYPELSSFTYGHAQIVYMPFQELLTEGFWLNVVMTMPLGGFIGLLSRQRLRMAQVTGCGLLTGLLIESGQLFLDNLADFQRTVDINDVISNLLGVVVGYYLLRLIERGLIKWQS, from the coding sequence GTGATTCAATTGAAAGCTTGGCAACTAAAAGTAGTGCAGGGCTTATTGATCATCTACTTACTGGCTGTGGGCGTGCTCTGTTTTACGCCCCGCTTTCCGGTCGCCATTCAGCTCGGTAGTTATCCGGAGCTAAGCTCGTTTACCTATGGGCATGCGCAAATTGTGTATATGCCATTCCAGGAGTTATTGACCGAGGGCTTTTGGCTCAACGTGGTGATGACGATGCCACTGGGTGGGTTTATCGGCTTATTAAGTCGACAACGCTTACGCATGGCGCAGGTTACTGGCTGTGGGCTATTAACCGGATTGTTAATTGAATCGGGCCAACTATTCCTAGACAACCTAGCTGACTTTCAACGGACGGTGGATATTAACGATGTGATTTCGAATTTACTGGGGGTGGTGGTAGGCTACTATCTGTTACGGTTAATTGAAAGGGGGCTTATTAAGTGGCAGAGTTGA